Proteins found in one bacterium genomic segment:
- the purB gene encoding adenylosuccinate lyase → MIERYTRPEMAAIWHDENRFRIWLDIEIFAMEAMVRQGWIPADALARVRKKASFDVARINEIEKKVKHDVIAFLTSVAEHIGDDSRFLHVGMTSSDVLDTAFAVQMRQALTLLIREAESVFDVLKARALEHRGTVMIGRTHGIHAEPVTFGWKMALWADEVRRDIARLVRAREGISVGKISGAVGTFANIDPSVEEYVCRKLRLAPAPASTQVIQRDRHAEVFATIAIVASSLDKFSTEIRHLQRTEVLEVEEFFSAGQKGSSAMPHKRNPVLSENLSGLSRLLRGYAVTAMENMALWHERDISHSSAERVIAPDATILLHFALGRFRGMMEKLLVYPDRMRKNLESTHGLLYSQRVLLALAAKGFSREMAYEVVQRSAMKSWKTGRPLAALLWKDRDVRAALSRKEFEALFGIDYYLKNIDGIIDRVFARKGGKA, encoded by the coding sequence GTGATCGAACGGTACACGCGGCCGGAGATGGCGGCCATCTGGCACGACGAGAACCGGTTCCGGATCTGGCTCGACATCGAGATCTTCGCCATGGAGGCGATGGTCCGCCAGGGGTGGATCCCCGCGGACGCCCTCGCGCGGGTCCGCAAAAAGGCTTCCTTCGATGTCGCGCGGATCAACGAGATCGAGAAAAAGGTAAAGCACGACGTCATCGCTTTCCTGACCTCCGTCGCCGAGCATATCGGCGACGATTCACGTTTCCTCCACGTGGGGATGACGAGCTCCGACGTCCTGGACACCGCCTTCGCCGTCCAGATGCGGCAGGCCCTCACGCTCCTGATCCGCGAGGCGGAAAGCGTCTTCGATGTCCTGAAGGCCCGGGCCCTCGAGCACCGGGGCACCGTGATGATCGGCCGGACGCACGGCATCCACGCGGAGCCGGTGACGTTCGGCTGGAAGATGGCGCTGTGGGCGGACGAGGTGCGTCGCGACATCGCCCGGCTTGTCCGCGCCCGCGAGGGGATCTCGGTCGGGAAGATCTCCGGGGCGGTGGGGACCTTCGCCAACATCGATCCTTCCGTGGAAGAGTATGTCTGCCGGAAGCTCCGGCTTGCCCCCGCCCCCGCCTCCACACAGGTGATCCAGAGGGACCGGCACGCCGAGGTGTTCGCCACGATCGCCATCGTCGCCTCCTCCCTCGACAAGTTTTCCACGGAGATCCGCCACCTGCAGCGGACCGAGGTGCTCGAGGTGGAGGAGTTCTTCTCCGCGGGGCAGAAAGGGTCCTCCGCCATGCCGCACAAGCGGAACCCCGTCCTCTCCGAAAACCTCTCCGGCCTCTCGCGGCTGCTGCGCGGATACGCCGTCACGGCGATGGAGAACATGGCGCTCTGGCACGAGCGGGACATCAGCCACTCCTCGGCGGAGCGGGTGATCGCCCCCGACGCCACGATCCTCCTTCACTTCGCCCTCGGGCGGTTCCGTGGGATGATGGAGAAGCTCCTCGTCTATCCCGACCGGATGCGGAAGAACCTCGAGAGCACCCACGGGCTGCTGTACTCGCAGCGCGTCCTCCTCGCACTGGCCGCGAAGGGGTTCTCGAGGGAAATGGCGTACGAGGTGGTCCAGCGATCCGCGATGAAGTCGTGGAAGACCGGGCGACCGCTCGCCGCGCTTCTCTGGAAGGACAGGGATGTGCGCGCCGCGCTGTCG